One segment of Natranaeroarchaeum aerophilus DNA contains the following:
- a CDS encoding CPBP family intramembrane glutamic endopeptidase: MTQWGIFAAVALLVTVLVLVFARQTAALAAESDVSADGSESEGLDAGTGSTRPQEPPEPDVPEADPDAAATDERSATGIEGEPITSRRSLDLSDLSKRELFANVALTQGLFGAVLVGTAWWTGVPAAALGIERTAASIGLEAVALGLGIGVALYVANAAAAVGLERIGVGFDEFLRELLAPESGREWAVLLFAVLPTVALFEELLFRAALIGALSIGFGLSPWLLAVLSSVAFGLGHGLQGPGGILVTGVLGFVLAAVFILTGSLLVVVVAHYVINAAEFVVHEGLEIDPREILAN; the protein is encoded by the coding sequence GTGACACAGTGGGGCATCTTCGCGGCGGTCGCACTGCTCGTGACCGTTCTCGTCCTCGTGTTCGCCCGACAGACCGCGGCTCTCGCAGCGGAAAGCGACGTGTCGGCTGATGGTTCAGAGAGCGAAGGGCTGGATGCGGGCACGGGCTCTACTCGCCCGCAGGAGCCACCGGAGCCCGACGTCCCGGAGGCCGATCCGGACGCTGCCGCCACGGACGAGCGTTCGGCCACCGGTATCGAGGGCGAGCCGATCACCTCACGCCGGTCGCTGGATCTGTCGGACCTTTCGAAGCGCGAACTGTTCGCAAACGTTGCGCTGACACAGGGGTTGTTCGGAGCCGTGCTCGTCGGGACGGCGTGGTGGACCGGCGTCCCGGCAGCGGCGCTCGGCATCGAACGGACTGCCGCGAGCATTGGGCTCGAAGCCGTCGCGCTCGGGCTGGGCATCGGCGTCGCGCTGTACGTCGCCAACGCCGCGGCGGCGGTCGGTCTGGAACGCATCGGCGTCGGCTTCGACGAGTTCCTCCGGGAACTGCTCGCGCCGGAGTCGGGCCGTGAGTGGGCCGTCCTGCTTTTCGCGGTGTTGCCGACCGTCGCCCTCTTCGAGGAACTGCTCTTCCGGGCGGCGCTGATCGGGGCGCTCTCGATCGGGTTCGGGCTCTCGCCGTGGCTCCTGGCCGTCCTCTCCTCGGTGGCCTTCGGGCTCGGTCACGGCCTGCAGGGGCCGGGCGGAATCCTCGTGACGGGCGTACTTGGCTTCGTTCTCGCCGCGGTCTTTATTCTGACCGGCAGCCTGCTGGTGGTTGTCGTCGCCCACTACGTGATCAACGCCGCCGAGTTCGTCGTCCACGAGGGGCTGGAGATCGACCCACGAGAGATCCTCGCAAACTAA
- a CDS encoding E3 ubiquitin ligase family protein, translated as MDVESLLIGSILVVIGIALLAFGGRKLRTLLRLRADDPVPIGDAPYEENPVEVEGTVETAPGEEPFESPFVERDCVAYEYKIEEKRRSGGRNKSSSWRTIESSEESQPFVLSDDSGRAHVIPDGADLSLESERQRDSLFSEYLPGNVSVGGGFSLGGFSLGGGRKRYTEERLDVGEEAYIYGEASHNAADVDADVTLSLGEEVPKFLISDTSAAGTHRRYLLSGGGLALLGVLLTIVGAIAIFGAL; from the coding sequence ATGGATGTCGAATCCCTGCTAATTGGTAGCATCCTCGTGGTGATCGGTATTGCCCTCCTCGCGTTCGGCGGTCGGAAGCTGCGCACCCTGCTACGATTGCGCGCTGACGACCCGGTCCCGATCGGTGATGCGCCGTATGAGGAGAATCCGGTCGAGGTGGAAGGAACGGTCGAGACGGCTCCAGGCGAAGAGCCCTTCGAATCTCCGTTTGTGGAGCGCGACTGTGTCGCCTACGAGTACAAAATCGAGGAGAAACGTCGCTCCGGTGGCCGCAACAAATCCAGCTCGTGGCGAACGATCGAATCCAGCGAGGAGAGTCAGCCGTTCGTCCTGTCGGACGACTCCGGCCGCGCTCACGTGATCCCCGACGGCGCCGACCTGTCGCTGGAGAGCGAGCGCCAGCGCGACTCGCTGTTTTCGGAGTATCTCCCCGGCAACGTCTCTGTGGGGGGTGGGTTCTCTCTCGGCGGGTTCTCGCTCGGTGGCGGGCGGAAACGCTATACTGAGGAGCGTCTCGACGTCGGCGAGGAGGCCTACATCTACGGCGAAGCAAGCCACAACGCGGCCGACGTCGATGCAGACGTCACCCTGAGCCTTGGCGAGGAAGTCCCGAAGTTCCTGATCTCGGATACCTCTGCCGCCGGAACCCATCGCCGGTATCTGCTGAGCGGCGGCGGGCTGGCGCTGCTGGGAGTCCTGCTGACTATCGTCGGTGCGATAGCTATCTTCGGTGCGCTGTGA